ACCCCGTAGATATCAATCAACAACTGGTCATCGGGACCTAGAACATAATCCAGGGGAGTTGCCAGCCGTAGATTGGGTTCAAAACTCAGGTTGACATTTTTAAAAATAGAAGCGCCGAATATCTGAAGAGGTCGTACAGAATCGGTATCTGCCGCACGATTTAAAAATAAAGAAGCCGTATCCGCTGGATTAGGTTTACGAATTTTCACTCCATATCGGGTGCTGTTGTATTTCACAACCCTGGCCTTGAACTGATCAACCTGATTTTGGGAAATACCCTGGGAAGCAGCATATTGATCCAGTTGATTCATCGAAACCCCTTCCGATTGCATCTTCTGTTGAATAGCGCTGATCTGTTGATCGCTAAGGCTGCTAACATCCACATTCTTCAACATACTCAGCGATTGAGCCTGCATGGCGCAAGCGAACAAAATGCCTGCCACCAAAATAATAAACCGTGTTGACAACAGCTTACCTGTAAAAATTACACCTTTCATATTTTTATAAATAAATAAAAAATCATATGCCACATTCACGGGATGATAGAAAATGTGATAATTAAATGCTTGTTGCTTCCGACTTCTTTAACTTCTCATCTTCCTGTATCTTCTTTCACTTCCTGTTGCTTTATCAGTTATTCTGTTACTCTGTCATTCAGTTATTGGATTGCTACTAAACTACTTTGAGGTTTTCCTCTTCTCCTCTTCCTGCAACTTACAGATTTTCACTGTCAATTGTCAACTATCCATTGAATCCATTTCCTTCATTACATAGCTAAACTTTTTGAATAAATATGATTCAACTGTTGACCAGATATGAAGCAACGTGCTATAGTTCACATGAATTTGATTTAATCCCTCTATCACTTCCTGTTGATGAAACGGATATTCATGCGCTATTATATTTCGGATATCCCGCAAAATCAACCAATCAGTTGCATTATCGAGGATAGTTAATGCCTCCAGTTTATTCAACAGATCGATAAATGGAACATTACGCGTCTCCTCTCCCAGGTTTTCAAGAATAGCCTTAAAAAGTTTTCCACCCATGCTATCCTGTAATTTCGAGAAGCGATACACAAACTGGTCGAAATAAGCCAGCAAGTCCGGCTCCATAGTATCGTACCTTTCAATAGTAAGGGGGAAGCAGGGTGCAATTTTGGAATAAGCAGACATCATACGCTCCAAATGCAGCTTACTTACTCGGTAGGCTTCTTTCAGTTTGTCATCTTTCTCGTAAAGAATCATGATTCGGATAGCAGAAGGGAGTGCTGTTGTATAGATTTATAGAATGACTGTTTAGATCGTGTTAACCCATTATCAAAAACAACATCGATTTTACGATCGCCCAATATACGTTTCAGATCAACCAAATAAAGGATTTTTTTTCTTATTGTCAGTTGCGATTCGTCAGGATGTTGAATCATCAGGTCGATATCTCCTCCTTTGAGTTGATCATCCACACGCGAACCAAACAAATAAACCCTGACGCTTTCAGAAAAATGTCTTTGAGCAAGGGTTACGATCGTATTGATTTCAAACTGGGTTAACCGCATCGGGCAAAAAATCAAATGCAAAACGATTCATCTTCTGTAATTTCTGGCTCCGGACAGATGGCTACTACCTCTCGGGCAGATTGAAGGACTGAGGTTATAACT
The sequence above is drawn from the Microbacter margulisiae genome and encodes:
- a CDS encoding nucleotidyltransferase domain-containing protein gives rise to the protein MHLIFCPMRLTQFEINTIVTLAQRHFSESVRVYLFGSRVDDQLKGGDIDLMIQHPDESQLTIRKKILYLVDLKRILGDRKIDVVFDNGLTRSKQSFYKSIQQHSLLLSES